The DNA region ACTGCGTAGCCTTCGCCTTCGTGGCCGGCGACATCCTTGAGGACTTTGCCGATCCTCGGCCCTACTACGCCGAGATCGGTGCCACGACGGCACGGCTTCACCGGCAGGTGCAGAGCTGGCAGTTGCCCGACGACTTCACCCGCTTCTCCTGGCAGCTGGCCGACATGCTCGGTGAGACCAGCAGATGGGGGGACTGGCGCGGGGCGGACCTCACCCCCAAGCAGACCGCCGTGCTGGAACGCGCCGAACGCGCCGCGATCGGCGCGCTGGAAGGCCTTCCAGCATCGGGCGACGGCTGGGGCCTGGTCCACGCCGACCTGCGGCCCTCCAACATCATGATCGACGCCGGTGCCCTCACTGTCATCGACTTCGACGACTGCGGATTCTCGTGGCTGCTCTACGATTTCGCTTCCGCGCTTTCCTTCATCGAACACGAGCCTTACGCGCCGGACATCGCCAAGAGCTGGGTGGCCGGTTACCGCACGGTCCGCCCGCTCACCGGCGCCGACCTCGTCCACGCCGCCGCGCTCAGTATGATCCGCCGCCTGACCATGCTCGGCTGGACCACCACCCACCGCGCCGATGCACTGCCCGCCGAGCTTTGGGATGCACAGGTTCCTGGGACCGTGGCCGTCGCCGAACGGTACCTTGCCTCTCCTACCTGGCTCTTCGACTGAACTCTGGCAACAACTGAACTCTGGCTAAACGACCGAGAAATAGCTCTTTCGTGCGCAGTGGTTCATCAACCGCCCCGTTAACGCTCCACCTTCCACCCCAACAGACCCTGGAGATTCCCATGACTGATACTCTTCCGACCGCCGAACAGCGCGCCGTCGATAAGGCCTACTTTGAACAACGGACCCTGAAGCGGGGTGCCGCTGGCTGGCTTCTGCTCGCAGGCCTTGGCATCTCCTACGTGATATCCGGCGATTTCTCCGGCTGGAACTTTGGCCTCGAAGCCGGCGGCTGGGGCGGCCTCCTGATCGCCTTTGTGCTGATGGGCGTCATGTACGCCTGCATGGTCTTCGGACTCGCCGAAATGTCCTCCGCGCTGCCGGTTGCAGGCGCCGGCTACGGCTTTGCCCGCCGCGCCCTGGGACGCCTGGGCGGTTTTGCCACCGGACTCGCGATTCTGATCGAATATTCAATGGCACCGGCCGCGATCGCCGTCTTCATCGGCGGTTATGTGGAAAGCCTCGGTCTCTTTGGCATCACCGACGGTTGGCCGGTGTACCTCGTCTGCTTCGCCTTATTCATCGGAATTCACCTGATCGGTGTGGGCGAGGCCCTGAAAGCCATGTTCGCCATCACGGGCCTAGCGGTGGTGGCGCTCATCGCCTTCGTCGTCGGGATGGTGCCGCACTTCGAAATCACGAACCTGTTCGATATTCCGGTGAGCAATGCAGCCGGTGCGAGCTCCTTCCTGCCGAACGGCGTTGGCGGCATCGTCGGGGCACTGGTCTTCGCCATCTGGTTCTTCCTGGCCGTGGAAGGGGTTCCGCTGGCGGCCGAGGAGGCTGAAAATCCGCAGCGCGATATGCCCCGCGCCATCATCGTTGCAATGTCGGTCCTCGTGGTCACCGCCCTGGCCGTTCTGGTGCTTGCCCCCGGCGGCGCGGGCAGCGACTTGATGAGTACCTCGGCCAGCCCGCTGCCAGACGCGCTGCGCGCCGTCGGAAACGAAGACCTCGCCGTCTTCGTCAACTACGCCGGACTTGCCGGGCTGGTCGCAAGCTTCTTCTCGATCGTCTACGCCTACTCCCGCCAGCTCTTCGCGCTGTCCCGTGCCGGCTACCTGCCCATTTGGCTCAGCCGGACCAACTCCCGGAAGACCCCCACCTGGGCGCTGATCGTCCCGGGCGTCATCGGCTTCATCCTCGCTGCCGCTGTGCGCGACGGCGACAAGCTCATCAACATCGCTGTTTTTGGGGCCGCCGTGTCGTACGTGTTGCTCAACCTCTCACACATCCTGCTGCGGAAGCGCGAACCGGCACTGCACCGCCCGTACCGGACACCAGGCGGCGTGGTGACTACCGGCGTCGGACTGGT from Arthrobacter pascens includes:
- a CDS encoding phosphotransferase enzyme family protein gives rise to the protein MSALTDTSPLAVFNGLRRGEPAPPWIADAVTSAWGLEPARTVITLIAVSENATFRIEVDGVPVSVLRVHRPGHVGDARHIAGELTWVRRLAEEAEVRVPDVVPTAYGELLQTFTDPGGSVWYCVAFAFVAGDILEDFADPRPYYAEIGATTARLHRQVQSWQLPDDFTRFSWQLADMLGETSRWGDWRGADLTPKQTAVLERAERAAIGALEGLPASGDGWGLVHADLRPSNIMIDAGALTVIDFDDCGFSWLLYDFASALSFIEHEPYAPDIAKSWVAGYRTVRPLTGADLVHAAALSMIRRLTMLGWTTTHRADALPAELWDAQVPGTVAVAERYLASPTWLFD
- the eat gene encoding ethanolamine permease, whose amino-acid sequence is MTDTLPTAEQRAVDKAYFEQRTLKRGAAGWLLLAGLGISYVISGDFSGWNFGLEAGGWGGLLIAFVLMGVMYACMVFGLAEMSSALPVAGAGYGFARRALGRLGGFATGLAILIEYSMAPAAIAVFIGGYVESLGLFGITDGWPVYLVCFALFIGIHLIGVGEALKAMFAITGLAVVALIAFVVGMVPHFEITNLFDIPVSNAAGASSFLPNGVGGIVGALVFAIWFFLAVEGVPLAAEEAENPQRDMPRAIIVAMSVLVVTALAVLVLAPGGAGSDLMSTSASPLPDALRAVGNEDLAVFVNYAGLAGLVASFFSIVYAYSRQLFALSRAGYLPIWLSRTNSRKTPTWALIVPGVIGFILAAAVRDGDKLINIAVFGAAVSYVLLNLSHILLRKREPALHRPYRTPGGVVTTGVGLVLAVVAVVATFFVDIQAAAITAGIFGVGLLYFAFHSRHRLVAGAPEEEFARIRESEAELR